From a region of the Argiope bruennichi chromosome 8, qqArgBrue1.1, whole genome shotgun sequence genome:
- the LOC129981796 gene encoding peroxisomal biogenesis factor 3-like, whose product MFGFIPSCIRRHKKKLLFLGGVVGGVVILNTYFKRKLTEWETQRTAEICDQLKRSNHFEKTLTTCDSVFMSCVPKIRQVVSKTVDVNDIVKQVSTNPPNKIELWEQLKVYVFTQTLGEMYAQCLLCILVRVQMSVLSGYVFMSRCTNASATEQQHKYMSRIEDFILNGINMVLNHIERVVRDNLKPVPLHQMLKLQDIEKIIRSIQNSILESGDNFLQEITSSLMPTSSSSVENDEFLENISLETKDIIECRDFRCVLQLCVDSGISSLMDRVSECYVILSDGKGTFVNPHDFAVPFAKLIPVMHNVFCQHRPIEQGSFVHTLLQLEPLNNFAANIYESFSQKTS is encoded by the coding sequence atgtttggttttatACCGTCGTGTATACGCCGCCACAAGAAAAAACTACTGTTCTTAGGTGGTGTAGTTGGAGGGGTTGTAAttttaaacacttattttaaaCGGAAGCTTACTGAATGGGAAACTCAACGCACTGCAGAAATATGCGACCAGTTAAAACGTTCCAATCACTTCGAAAAAACTTTGACAACTTGCGATTCCGTGTTCATGTCATGTGTTCCTAAAATACGTCAGGTAGTTTCCAAAACTGTTGATGTAAATGATATTGTCAAGCAAGTGAGTACCAATCCACCTAACAAGATAGAGTTATGGGAGCAATTAAAAGTATATGTTTTCACTCAAACATTAGGTGAAATGTATGCTCAGTGCCTGCTATGTATTCTTGTTAGAGTTCAAATGAGTGTTCTAAGTGGATATGTGTTTATGTCTCGTTGCACAAATGCTAGTGCCACAGAACAACAGCACAAGTATATGTCAAgaattgaagattttattttaaatggaatcaaCATGGTTCTTAACCATATAGAGAGAGTTGTAAGAGATAACTTAAAGCCAGTCCCATTACATCAAATGTTGAAGCTTCAagacattgaaaaaattattcgatCAATTCAGAACTCAATTTTAGAAAGTGGTGACAATTTTCTCCAAGAAATAACTTCATCTCTTATGCCTACCAGTTCTAGCAGTGttgaaaatgatgaatttttagagaatatttctCTTGAAACCAAAGATATTATTGAATGCCGAGATTTTAGATGTGTATTGCAGCTGTGTGTTGATAGCGGTATATCATCTCTTATGGATCGTGTGTCCGAGTGTTATGTCATTCTTAGTGATGGTAAAGGTACGTTTGTGAATCCTCATGATTTTGCTGTACCTTTTGCCAAGTTGATTCCAGTTATGCATAATGTTTTTTGTCAGCATCGACCAATAGAACAAGGCAGTTTTGTTCATACATTACTACAATTGGAGCCTTTAAACAACTTTGCTGCAAATATTTATGAATCTTTCAGCCAAAAAACTTCTTAG